The following coding sequences are from one Cervus canadensis isolate Bull #8, Minnesota chromosome 4, ASM1932006v1, whole genome shotgun sequence window:
- the PWWP2A gene encoding PWWP domain-containing protein 2A isoform X6, producing the protein MQLQSNTFQEGTEVKREVNGAVLNDPSPVPPPELSLAESLWTSKPPPLFHEGAPYPPPLFIRDTYNQSIPQPPPRKIKRPKRKMYREEPTSIMNAIKLRPRQVLCDKCKNSVVADKKEIRKGGSASDSSKYEDKKRRNESVTTVNKKLKTDHKVDGRNQNESQKRNAVVKVSNITHSRGRVVKVSAQANTSKAQLNTKKVLQNKNMDHAKAREVLKIAKEKAQKKQSETSTSRSAHSKVHFTRRYQNPSSGSLPPRVRLKPQRYRNEENDSSLKTGLEKMRSSKMAPKPQSRCTSTRSAGEAPSESQSPSKGPEEASSGVQDTTEVLVPGEQEEPQTLGRKGSKSSISVYMTLNQKKSDSSSASVCSIDSTDDLKSSNSECSSSESFDFPPGCMHAPSTSTSSSSKEEKKLSNSLKMKVFSKNVSKCVTPDGRTICVGDIVWAKIYGFPWWPARILTITVSRKDSGLLVRQEARISWFGSPTTSFLALSQLSPFLENFQSRFNKKRKGLYRKAITEAAKAAKQLTPEVRALLTQFET; encoded by the coding sequence ATGCAGCTCCAAAGTAATACATTCCAAGAAGGGACAGAAGTCAAGCGTGAAGTGAATGGTGCTGTTCTCAACGACCCTTCTCCTGTCCCACCTCCTGAGCTCAGCTTGGCCGAAAGCCTGTGGACTTCCAAACCACCACCTCTCTTCCATGAAGGAGCACCTTATCCTCCCCCTTTGTTTATCAGGGACACATATAACCAATCAATACCTCAGCCGCCTCCCCGGAAAATTAAGCGACCCAAACGAAAAATGTACAGGGAAGAACCTACTTCAATAATGAATGCTATTAAACTACGACCCAGGCAAGTTTTGTGTGACAAGTGTAAAAACAGTGTTGTTgctgataaaaaagaaattagaaaaggtGGTAGTGCAAGTGACTCTTCTAAATATGAAGATAAAAAACGGAGAAATGAAAGTGTAACTACTGtgaataaaaaactgaaaactgacCATAAGGTGGATGGGAGAAACCAAAATGAAAGCCAGAAAAGAAATGCTGTGGTTAAGGTTTCAAATATTACTCACAGCAGAGGCAGAGTAGTCAAAGTTTCTGCTCAGGCAAATACATCAAAAGCTCAGTTAAATACTAAAAAAGTGCTCCAGAATAAAAACATGGATCATGCAAAAGCTCGGGAAGTGCTGAAAATTGCCAAAGAAAAGGCACAGAAGAAGCAGAGTGAAACCTCTACATCCAGAAGTGCGCATTCAAAGGTCCATTTCACACGTCGATACCAGAACCCTAGCTCAGGCTCTCTTCCACCCCGGGTTCGTTTAAAGCCCCAGAGATACAGGAATGAAGAAAATGACTCTTCTCTGAAGACCGGGCTGGAGAAAATGCGAAGCAGCAAGATGGCACCCAAGCCCCAGTCCCGTTGCACCTCTACCCGCTCAGCAGGTGAGGCCCCTTCAGAAAGTCAGAGTCCCTCCAAAGGCCCTGAAGAGGCCAGCAGTGGGGttcaggacacaactgaagtgcttGTGCCTGGTGAGCAGGAGGAACCGCAGACCCTGGGCAGAAAGGGCAGCAAAAGCAGTATCTCTGTTTACATGACCCTAAATCAAAAGAAATCTGACTCTTCCAGTGCTTCAGTGTGTAGCATTGATAGCACAGATGATTTGAAATCCTCCAACTCTGAGTGTAGTTCTTCTGAAAGTTTTGATTTTCCTCCAGGCTGTATGCATGCACCTTCCacctccacttcctcctcttcaaaggaagagaaaaagctcAGTAATtccttgaaaatgaaagtctttTCCAAAAACGTCTCTAAGTGCGTCACACCAGATGGCAGGACCATATGTGTAGGGGACATTGTCTGGGCCAAGATATATGGCTTCCCCTGGTGGCCAGCCCGTATTCTTACCATAACTGTGAGCCGGAAAGATAGCGGTCTTTTAGTCCGACAGGAGGCCCGTATTTCATGGTTTGGGTCTCCAACAACATCTTTTCTGGCTCTTTCGCAACTCTCCCCCTTTTTAGAAAACTTCCAGTCACGCTTTAATAAGAAGAGAAAGGGCCTGTATCGCAAGGCTATCACAGAGGCAGCTAAGGCTGCCAAGCAGCTGACCCCTGAAGTGCGGGCTCTGCTGACACAGTTTGAAACGTGA